Below is a genomic region from Bordetella pertussis 18323.
GCCGCGCCGGGTAGTCCTGCGCCGTCGAGGCAGCGGCCACGCAGGCGAAGGCGGCGCCCAGCGCCCATTGCAGGATGTTCGGTTTCATGCGTGGGCTCCGTGTCCGGTCGCGGCGATGGCGCCGCAGGCGTGCAGGCGTTCGATGTCCTCGGCGCCGAAGCCCGCCTGGACCAGGACTTCCAGTGTGTGCTCGCCGAATGCCGGCGGCGGCGCGAAGGCGCTGTGATTGTCGCCATCGAAACGGATGGCGCGGTTGGCGGCCGTCACCGGCCCATGCCGCGGATGCCGCAGTTGCTGGAACACCTCCAGGTGGCGAACCTGGGCGTCGTCGGCCAGTTCGTCGAGCAGGCGCTCCGGGGCGGCCGGCACGTCGTGCGCTTCGAGCACGCGCATCCAGTCGGCGCGCTCGCGCTGCGCGAACACCGCGGCCAGTTCGCGCGCCAGCGCCTCGTAGCCGTCGACGCGGCTGGCGCGGTCGGGAAAGCGCGCCAGCAGGTCCGGCCGTTCGATCGCCTCGACCAGCGAGCGCCAGAACTTCTCGGGACTGGACAAGTGCAGGCCGATGCGCAGGCCGTCGGCGCAGGTCAGGATGTACGACTGCGACAGCGAGGCGCGGCCGTAGTGCGCCGGCCGCGCGCCCTTGGCCGACAACTGGCCCAGCGGCTCGTTGGAAAAGGCGATCAGCGATTCCAGCATGGAGACTTCCACCTTGCGTCCCTGCCCGCTGCGGGCGCGTTCGAGCAAGGCGGCCAGCACGCCCATGGCGGCGTACAGGCCGGTCAGCGAGTCGGACACCGGCGGGCCGGGCACGCGCGGGTCGCTGCCCTGGTGGAACATCGACAGCCAGCCCGACAAGGCCTGGCCGACGTTGTCGAAGGCCGGCCGGTGCGCATAGGGACCGCTGGCGCCGAAGCCGGTGATCGAGCAGTACACCAGGCCCGGATTGAGCGCGCGCAGGCTTTCGTAGTCCAGGCCCAGCTTGTGCTCGGCGCCCGGGCGCATGTTGAGCAGCACCACGTCGGCCCCGGCGATCAGACGGCGCAGCGCCGCCTGCCCCTCGGGCGTGGCGAACTCCAGCGCCAGGCTGCGCTTGTTGCGGTTGTGCGACTGGAAGTGCGGGCCGTACAGCCCGCCCTCGAAGGCGCGAAACGGATCGATGGCGTCGCGCGACTCCACCTTGACCACGTCAGCGCCCAGCTCGCCCAGCAACTGGCCGGCCAGCGGCGCGGTGATGAAGCGGCCCAGGTCGAGCACGCGGATATGCGACAGCAGCTTCATGGACGCGGCTCCTGCGGGGCTGGCTTCAGGTGCGCCGATACCTCGGCGTCGGTGCGCACCCACAGGCGCTCGGCAATGGGGTTGCGCAGCTCTTCGGCGATATGGCCCACCAGGCCGACCGCGCGGCCGATCACGGCGATGCCGCGGCACAGCTGCCAGGCAATGCCCAGCTCGCTGGCCAGCGCCGCCAGTGCGCCGGTGGCGTTGACCGGCAGCACGCCCGGCTTGCCCAGCGCCTTTTCGGCCTGCGCCGAGAGGGCCTGCATCAGCGCCACATAGCGCCCATGGAAGCCGGTGCGCTCGGCCAGCGCGAACAGCGCCGTGGTGCGCGGATCCACCGGCTTGTGCACCGGGTGGCCGATGCCGGGCAGCATCTGGCGCGCCGCGCGCTGCTCGGCCACGATGCGCTGCGCGGTGGCGTCGATGTCCAGCGCCTGCTCGCTGCCCAGCGGCAGGGCCTCCTGCAGCAGGCGCGCGGCGCCCTCGGCCGTGCCGACGAACTTGGTGCCCATGCCGCACAGCCCGGCAGCGATGGCGGCCTGCATGGATTCTGGCGCGCCCAGGTAGGTCAGGCGCGCCACCATGGCGGTGGGCGTCATGCCGTGCTCGACCAGCATGGCCAGCAAGGCGTTGAACAGCGTGGACTCCTGCGGATCGGGCTTGCGGCCGGTGATCTCGAGGAAGGCGAAGTCGCCCAGGTTGAGGTGGCCGATGATCTCGTGGTTCAGGTCGTGCCCGCGCACGACGATGGTGCGGGCGTCGCTCCAGCCCATGTCTGAAGTCAGTGCATTCATGGTGAGAGTCCTTGTGTGGGGAAAATCAGGGTTGGTCCAGCTTGACGCCGGCCGCCTGCACGCGTTGGGCCGCGACGCCGCGGTCCAGCTCGAGGAAGGCGGCGAACGCCTGCGGGGTTTCGCGCACCGGTTCGAAGCCGATGGCGGTCAGGTTGCGAGCCACGAAGTCGGCGTTGCTGACCACCGCGCCCACGTCGTCGGCCACCTTGCGGCGCACATCCTCGGGAGTGCCGGCCGGCGCCGCCAGCGCGAAGTAGACCGACGCGTCGAATTCGGGATAGCCGGCTTGCGCGAACGTGGGCACATCGGGCGCGATCGCCACGCGGTGCGGCCCGGCCAGCGCGGTCGCCTTCAGCTTGCCGGTGGCCACGTGCGGCATGGGGCCGCCGGCAATGGCGAACAGCATGTCCACCCGCCCGGCCATGACGTCCTGCATGGCCAGCGGCAGGCCCTTGTACGGCACCTCGCTGGTCTGCACCCCATAGAGCTGGTTGAACCACGCTCCGGCCAGGTGCAGCACGCCGCCGATGCCGGTGATGCCATAGGTGTACTTGCCCGGGTTGGCCTTCAGGTGCTTGATGAGCCCGGCCACGTCGTCGGCCGGGAAATCAGGGCGCGTCACCAGCATCAACTGCGCCGTGACCAGCCGGCTGACCGGCGCCAGGTCGGCCGGCTTGTACGACAGCTTGGCGTACAGCTGCGGGTTGAGCGAGAACGCGGCCTCGGAGCCCAGCAGCAGCGTGTATCCGTCGGGGGCGGCCTTGATCACGGTATCGGCGCCGATGATCTCGTTGGCGCCCGGGCGGTTCTCCACGATGACGGGCTGGCCCCACTTGTCGCTCAGCTTCTGCCCCACCGCGCGCATCAGCGCGTCGGCCGGGCCGCCTGGCGAATAAGGCACCACCACGCGCACCGGCTTGCTGGGAAAGTCGGCGGCCTGCGCCCACATCGGCGCGATCGCCCCGGCCAACGCCAGCACGCGCAACAGGGTCGTGATTCTTTTCATGGTCATCTCCTCGGTTGATTCGCGCTAAGCGCGCAGGTAGACGGCGGCATCGACCGCCACCGCGCCGTGACGGCCCACCGTCACTGGGTTGAGTTCGATCTGCGCCACTTGCGGGCCGGCCCGCACGGCCGCCTCGGCCAGGGCCGCCAGCAGCCCGACCGCCTCGTCATAGCCCGCCGCGCCGCGAAAGCGCGCGTGCAGCGCGCGCCCGACCAGCGTGCCGGCCAGGGCGTCGGCCAGTTCGTCGCGGCTGGCCGGCAGCGCGGCGAAGCGCACATCCTTGAGCAGTTCCACCCACTGCCCGCCCGAACCCACCATCAGCACCTGGCCCAGTTGCGGATGCGCCAGCACGCCGGCCACCAGCTCCTGCCCGGGCAAATAGCGCATGGCCAGCACGCGCTCGTCCGGCCAGCCGGCCACGCGCTCGAGCGCCTGCGCCAGCTCGCCGTCATTGCGGATATTCAGGATCACGCTGTCCTGGTCGGAAATATGGGTGTCGGCCGAATCGGCCTTGATGACCAGCGGGTAGCCCACCTCGCGCGCCGCCTCGGCCAGGCCGGCGCGGGCACAGGCGCGCAGCGGTGGTACCGCCACGCCATGCCCGGCCAGCCATTGCATGGCCTCGCTCTCGCGCAGGGCGCGCAGCGCGCCGTCGGCCACCGGCGCGGCGGACGCGGCCTGCATAGGCGCGCGCCGGCCGGCGGCGCGGCGCAGCCGCTGCAGGCAGGCTGCCAGCAAGGCGGCCGAATGGAACACCGGTATGGCGGCCTCGCGCAGGATTTCGCGCGAACGAGTCTCGTACGAGCCGCCGTTCCACAAGGCGATCATGGCGCAGCGCGTCCTGGCGCGCACGTCGGCCAGCAGGCGGCAGACTTCCGTGTAATCGTCCACCGTGGTCAGGATGGGCACGACGGTGCGCACCGCCGCGTCGGTCAGCAGCACGTCCAGCACGTCGGCATGCAACGCCGGATTCTCGTAGCCCAGCGCGGTGATGTCGATCGGGTTGTGCACCGAGATATAGTCCGGCAGCACCGCCGTCAGGCGCGCCTCGGTGGCGGCGTCCAGCTCGGCAAATCCCAGTCCATGGGCATCGGCCTGGTCGGCGAACAAGGTGATGTTGCCGCCCGATATGCACAGCGAGGCGATACCCTCGGCATGCTCGGCGCCGAAGCCGTGGCGCAACAGCTCGCACAGGCCCAGCGCCTGGTCCACGTCGTCGGCGCAGGCAATGCCGTGCTGCTCGGCCACGTCGCGCACCAGGCGGTAGTCGCCGGCCAGCGAGCCGGTGTGCGACAAGGCCATGCGCGTGCCCGTCTGCCCGCGCCCCAGCTTGAGCAGGACCACCGGTTTGCGCAGGCCCAGCCGGTGCACCGCGTCGATCACCTCGCAGGCGGCGCGCTCGGCTTCGGCCACGGCCAGCACCACGCGCGTGGCCGGATCCTGGAACATGTATTCGATCAGGTCGCTGTACGAGACGCCAGCCGAATTGCCGGTATTGACGATATGGCTGAAGCCCAGCCCGTCGCGCTGGGCGTAGTACGCCATCGTTGCATAGGCCAGCCCGCCGCTTTGCGACACCAGCGCCACGTCGCCCACGCCCTCGGCCCGCTTGAGCACGGCCGAGGGCGCGGCCATGACGCGCGCCGTCAGGTTGGAAAAGCCCATGCAGTTGGGGCCGATGAAGGTCAGCGCGCTGGCCGCCTCCTCGAGCGCGCGCTGCGCCTCGCGCCCGTCGCCGCTGGCCTCGGCGTAGCCCGAGATGTAAATGCTGGCGCCGGGTACCTGCTTGGCGCAGCAATCGCGCAAGACCTGCGGCACCCGCTCCTTGCCGACCACGATCACGCAGTGGTCGACCTCGTCCGGAATATCGCCGACCGAGGCGAAGCAGCGCAGGCCGGCCACTTCCTGGTAGCGCGGGTTGACAGGATAGATGGCGCCTTCGTAGCCGCCTTCGCGCAGCGCCGGGATCAGCTGGCCGGCCAGCTTGTTGGGCGCCGGCGAGGCGCCGACGATTGCGATGCTGCTCGGATTGAGCAGCTTGCCTATGCGCTGGACGGCGTTCATGGACGCGCTCTCCTTAGTGTCTGGAACAGGAATGGCGGCAGCGCGGGATCGCGCGTCGCGCCGGATACGGCCGGGTTTTGCATGGTTCTCCCCTTCAGGGCGCCGCCATGTCTGGCGGAATATTGATGCACGTTTTTGTAGGACAATAACGTTCGGCAACTTGTCGTACAATCAGGGTTATCGCCTATCCGAATGGACGCCATGACAGGAACCAGCAAGCCCAACGCAACTTCCGGCAGCACGCTCGAGTACGTGGTCGATACGCTGCGCCAGGGCATACTCAGCGGGCGCCTCGTGCCCGGCCAGCGCCTGGTCGAGGCGGACCTGACGCGCCAGCTGGGCGTCAGCCGCGGCCCGGTGCGCGAGTCGTTCCGCCGCCTGTCGGCCGAGGGGCTGGTCGAGAGCATTCCCAACCAGACCACCATGGTGCGCCGCTATTCGAAGGCGGAAATGCTGGAGCTGTTCGAGATCCGCGCCGAGCTGGAGGCGCTGGCGGCCCGCCGCGCCGCCGAGTGCATGGATGACCCCGCCGCCAAGGCGCGTTTCCTGCAGGCCATCGGGCCGATCTGGGACGAGCACTCGCTGGCCGCCGGGCCTTCCTACTTCGACGAGAACCGGCGCTTCCACCAGGCCATTGCCGATCTCAGCGCCAATACCCAGCTGGCCGAGCTGATCCGCAAGCTGCAGCTACCGCTGATCATGTTCCAGCTGGGCGGTGCGATCACGCCGCAGGCCATCCAGGCCTCGATCGACGAGCATCGCCGCATCGCCCAGGCTATCGTCGACGGCAACCGCCGCAAGGCCGCCGCCGAGGTCAAGGCGCACCTGAAGCGCGCCTGCGAAATGGTCGAGCGCATGCCGCCGGATATCTTCCGGCCCTGAGCGCGCGAGGGATTCAGTCCGCGGCGATGGCCTGGGCCAGCGCCAGCACGCGCTGCGCGTCCTCGACGTGCAGCGCTTCCACCAGCATGCCGTCGACCACGGTCACGCCCGCGCCGCGCGCCTGCGCGTCCTGCCAGGCCGCCATGATGGCGTGCGCGCGCACGACCTCGGCTTCCGACGGTCCGAAGGCGGCGTTGGCGCTGTCGATCTGGCGCGGATGGATCAGCGTCTTGCCGTCGAAGCCCAGGTCGCGGCCTTGCCGGCAGGCGTGGCGCAGGCCTTCGGCGTCGGCCAGGTCCAGGTGCACGCCGTCGAGCGCCAGCAGTCCATGCGCGCGCGCGGCCAGCACCGTCATCGACAGCGCCGCCTGGACTTCGGCGCGCGCCGGCGTGTGGCGCGCATGCAGCGCCTTGACCAGGTCCGACGTGCCGGCCACCAGGGCCCGCAGCGGCGCGCCCGCGGCGGCGATGGCGCCGATATTGAGGATGGCCAGCGGCGTTTCGATCATGGCCCACCATGCCAGGCCCGGCGCGCCGGCCTCGGCCGCCAGCGCGGCGGCGCGCGCCAGCTGCGCGGGATGTTCGACCTTGGGCAGCAGCATCGCATGCGGACCCAGCGGCGCCAGCGCCCGCACATCGTCCTCGCCCCAGGGCGTGTCCAGGCCATTGACGCGCACGATGACGCTGCGTCGTCCGAAGCCGCCCTCGCGCAAGGCGTGCGTCACCTGCACGCGCGCCTCTTCCTTGGCCGACACCGCGACCGCGTCTTCCAGGTCGAGAATCAGCGCATCGGCGTCGAGTTCGCGGGCGCGCGCCAGCGCGCGCGCGTTGGCGCCGGGGGTATAAAGCACCGAGCGGAAGGGGCGCATGGGGTTCGTGGTTTGCGTAGGGTTCATGGAGGGGGCCGTGGCGGGGTCCGGAATCATGGCGTGGAGGCCGGTTCGCGCAACACCTGCAAGGCGTCGCTGAACCGGCGCAGTTCGGTCAGCAGGCCCTGGGCCATGCTGTCGTGAATGGGTTGGGGCTGGAAGCGGCCGGCCGCGTCCAGGCGCTCGGCCACCATCGGGATGGCCACGTATTCGAAGATGGGCACCATGCGCAAGGTCGTCAGGGTCTGCTTCTCGGCCTGCACGGCGCGCATGCCGCCGGAGACGCCGCCATAGCTGACGAAAGCCGCCGGCTTGTAGTTCCACTCTTTGTAGACATAGTTCAGGGCATTGACCAGCGCCGGTGGCGGCCCGTAGTTGTATTCCGGCGTGACGAACACGAACGCGTCGGCGCTGGCCACGCTGCGGCTCCAGGCGCGCGTGTGCGCATGTTCGTATTGCTGCAGCATGGGGTGGCGCGGCTCGTCGTAGAGCGGCAGCCCGACCTGCGCCAGATCCACCAGCGCCACCTCGAAGCCGCCATGCGCCAGGGCCTGGGCATGGAACCAGTCGGCCACGGCCTGCCCGACCCGCCCGGGCCGCGTGCTGCAGATGATGATGTGGAGTCTGGCCATGTTCGAATCCTCGCGTGTCGCTGCCCCGGTTGGCAGCATAGCAGCAGGCACTCGCCAGCATGCTGCCGAAGCGAAAATGCGGGTAGACTGCGATTCCGGGCCGCGCTGTCCTATTTTCAGAACTATCGAGGGGCGTCCATGCAGGATCTCAACGACCTCTATTATTTCGTACAGACGGTCGATCACCGGGGCTTCGCGCCGGCCGGCCGCGCCCTGGGGATGCCGAAATCCAAGCTGAGCCGGCGCATCGCCGTGCTCGAAGAGCGGCTGGGCGTGCGCCTGATCCAGCGCTCGACGCGCCACTTCTCCGTCACCGACATCGGCCAGACCTATTACGAACACTGCAAGGCCATGCTGGTGGAGGCCGAGGCCGCCCAGGAGGCGATCGACGCGGCCCAGGTCGAGCCGCGCGGCGTGGTGCGGCTGTCCTGTCCCGTGGCCCTGCTGCATACCCATGTCGGCGCCATGCTGGGCGAATTCATGCTGCGCTATCCGCGCGTCACCCTGCACCTGGACGCCAGCAACCGCCGCGTCGACGTGCTGGGCGAAGGCGTGGACGTGGCGATCCGTGTGCGTCCGCCGCCGCTGGAGAACAGCGACCTGGTCATGCGCCCGTTCGCCGACCGCGGCCAATGCCTGGTGGCCAGTCCCGCCCTGCTCGCGCGCCATGGCGCGCCCGCCCTGCCCGCGGACCTGGCCGCCTGGCCCAGACTGGCGCTGGGCCTGTCGAACCAGCCCCACAGCTGGCTGCTGACCGGCCCGCAAGGCGTGCAGGCCACGGTGCCCCTGGCCCCGCGCATGGTCACCACCGACATGCTGGCGCTGCGCAGCGCGGCGGTGGCCGGCGTGGGCGTGGTGCAGCTGCCCTCGATGATGGTGCGCGGCCAGCTGGCCGACGGCACCCTGGTGCGCCTGTTGCCCGAATGGGCGCCGTGCCGCGAATTGATCCACGCGGTATTTCCGTCGCGGCGCGGCCTGCTGTCGTCGGTGCGCACGCTGGTCGATTTCCTGGCCGAGCGCTTCGCGGCCCTGCAGGAAGGCTGAACCCGCCATGCAGCAGCTCGGCGCAACGCGGCGCTACGCCGCCTCGGACCTGGTGGGTTTCCTGGCCTGCGAACACCTCACCCAACTGGACCTGCGCGCGCTCGACGCGGGCCAGGCGCCGGCGGCGGCCGACGACGAACAGATGGCGCTGGTGCAGGCCAAGGGCCAGGCGCACGAGCAGGCCTGGCTGGAGCGCCTGCGCGCCCGCCACCCCGACCTGGCCGACGTCACGCGCGCCGGTCCGGACCTGGCGGCGCGGCTGGCCGCCACGCGCGCGGCGATGGCCGCGGGCGCCCCGGTCATCTACCAGGCCGCGCTCTGTCACGGCCCCTACGTGGGGCATGCAGATTTCCTGTTGCGCACCGAGTGCCCGTCGGCGCTGGGCGACTACGGCTACGAGGCGCTGGACACGAAGCTGGCGCGCAGCCCGCGCGCCAGCTTCGTGCTGCAGCTGTCGTTCTACGCCTGGTTGCTGGAGCACGCGCAAGGCGTCGCGCCGCGCAGCATGCATGTGGTGCTGGGCAGCGGCCGCGAGCTGGCGCTGCGCGTGGCCGACTACGCCCATTACCTGCGGCAGGTCCTGAGGCGCTTCGAGGCTGCGATCGCCGCCGAGCCGGCGCCGCCGACCTATCCCGAGCCCTGCGAGCATTGCCCGCAGTGCCGCTGGCGCGTGGCCTGCGAAGCGCGCCGCGTCGCCGACGACCATCTTTCGCTGGTGGCCGGCATGTCGCGCCAGCAGGCCCGGCGCCTGAACGCCCAGGGCGTGGCCACGCTGGCGCAGCTCGGCGCCCTGCCCGAGCACGCGCAGGTGGCCGGCATCGAAGCCGGCACGCTGCAGCGGCTGCGCGCGCAGGCCGCCCTGCAATGGCGCGCCCGCGTCGATGGCGCGCGCCACTACGAGCTGCTGGCGGCGCAGGACGAGGGACCGCGGGGCCTGGCGCGCCTGCCCCGCCCGGACCCCGGCGACATGTTCTTCGACATGGAGGGCGATCCGCTCGAGGACGGCGGCCTCGAGTACCTGTTCGGCCTGTATGTCATCGACGACGGCGCCGAACGCTTCGTGCCGTTCTGGGCCCACGACCGGCGCCAGGAGAAGCAGGCGTTCGAAGCCTTCATGGATTTCGTGGCCGAACGGCTGCGGCGCCATCCCGATGCGCACATCTATCACTATGCGCCCTACGAGGCCACGGCCTTGAAGAAGCTGATGTCGCTGCACGGCACCCGGGAAGCGGAGGTCGACCACCTGCTGCGCGCCGGCAAGCTGGTTGACCTGTACCGTGTCGTGCGCGAAGGGCTGCGCATCTCCGAGCCCAGCTATTCCATCAAGTACGTCGAGCGCTTCTACCTGCCGCGGCGCGCGGGCGAGGTCACCAATGCCGGCGCCAGCATCGTGTACTACGAGCGCTGGAAAGCCACCGACGAGCCGCGCCTGCTGCAGGACATCGCCGACTACAACCGCGACGACGTGATCTCCACCTGGCGCTTGCGCGACTGGCTGTGCGGCATCCGCCCCGCCGCCCTGCCGTGGCACAACGAGGCCGGCCAGCAGGACCTCGACGCCGCGCGGGCTGTCATCGGCGAGATGACCGAGGCCGAGCGCCGCCTGCTGCCCTACCGGGCCGCGCTGGCCGACGATCTGCCGGCCGACGAAGCCGCCTGGTCGCCGCGCGACGCGTTCCGGGCGCTGGCGTGGCACCTGCTGGACTTCCACCGGCGCGAACAGAAGCCCGCCTGGTGGGCCTGGTTCGCGCGCGCCGAAGCCACCGACGGCGAGCTGATCGAGGACGCCGAATGCCTGGGCGGGCTGGCGCGCGACGACGCGGCGCCGCCCGTACGGCAGGCGCAGTCGTTGCGCTATACCTACCGCTATCCCGCGCAGGAAACCAAGCTGCGCACCGGCGCGCGCTGCACCGACGTGCGCACCGGCGCCAGCCTGGCCAATCTGGTGGTCGACCCGCACGCGCGCCTGGCCAGCTTCACCTGCAGCGCGCGCAAACCCGCGCCGCCGCCGCGCATGGCGCTGGGGCCCGCGGCGCCGGTCAACAACAAGGAGCTGGTCAACGCGGTGTTCCGCTACGGCGACGCGGTGTGCCGGGCGCCGGACGGCATGTCCACGCCGATGCGCGCCGTGGACGCGCTGCTGCGCCGCGAGCCCCCGCGCATCCGCGGCCTGGCGCGCGGCGCGCCGCTGGTCGCGCCGCACGCCGAGCTGTTGCCCCAGGTGCTGGATGTCGTGGCGCGCATGGACGAAACCACCTTGTTCCTGCAAGGGCCGCCCGGCGCCGGCAAGACCTACACCGGTTCGCGGGTGCTGCTGCAGCTGCTGCGCGCCGGCCGGCGCGTGGCCGTATCGTCCAACAGCCACCACGCCATCAACAATCTGCTGCGCGGCCTGGAGCGGCTGGCCGAGCGGGAAGGCTTTGCCTTGCGCGGCGCCAAGAAATCCACCAGCGCCGGCGACGACAGCTGCCTGGGCGGCGCGCAGATCGAGGATGTGTTCGACAACAAGGACGTCGATCCGGCGCGCCATCAACTGGTGGCCGGCACCGCGTGGCTGTTCGCCCGCCCCGAGTTCGAGCAGGCGTTCGACTATCTGTTCGTCGACGAGGCGGGCCAGGTCAGCCTGGCCAACCTCGTCGCCATGGGCCAGTGCGCGCGCAACATCGTGCTGCTGGGCGACCAGATGCAGCTCGGCCAGCCCAGCCAGGGCACGCATCCGGGCCGTTCGGGCGAATCGGCGCTGGACTACCTGCTCGACGGCCAGGCCACCATCGCGGCGTCGCAGGGCGTTTTCCTGGACACCTCGTACCGCATGCATCCGGAGATCTGCGGTTTCATTTCCGAAGCCATCTACGACGGCAGGCTGCGCGCGGCGCCGGCCACCGCGGCCCACCGCCTGCTGCTCGACGAGGCGGCCGGCCGCGAACTGCCCGCGCACGGCATCCGCTACGTACCCGTGCCGCACGACGGCAATACGCAATCCAGCCGCGAGGAAGCCGCGCGCGTGGCCGAACTGTGCGCGCTCCTGCTGCGCCAGCGCCATGTGGACGAAGCCGGCGCGCCCGCGCCGCTGACGCTGGATGACATCCTGTTCGTCGCGCCGTACAACGTGCAGGTCAATACCCTGCGCGCCGCCCTGCCCGACGGCGCGCGCGTGGGCACGGTCGACAAGTTCCAGGGCCAGGAGGCCCAGGTCGTGATCGTCTCCATGGCGACCTCCAGCGGCGATTACCTGCCGCGCGACCTGGAGTTCCTGTTCAGCCGCAATCGCCTCAATGTGGCGATATCGCGCGCCCGCACGCTGGCCATCCTGGTCGCCAGCCCGGCGCTGACGGCGGTGCGCTGCCGCAGCGCCGAGCAGATGGCCCTGGTCAACACCTTGTGCTGGGTGGCCGAGACGGGCAGCGCGTCGCCTTACCAGGTGTAGCGCATCCCCAGCTGCGCCGAAGCGCCGCGCAGATACTGGCTGTCGATGCTGGTGGCATAGGCCAGCCTGCCGTAGAGGGCCAGGCTGCGGGCCAGCGTCACGCTGGCGCCGGCCGCCAGTTCGAGCGAGGTCGCGCCGCGCCGGGTATCGATGCTGTCTTCGCCCAGCACGACGGTGTTCTCGCCGCTGAAGGTGCGCCAGAAATTCAGCGCCGCGTAGGGGCGCCACACCTGCGCGGCGGCCGCGTACTCGCCCTGCAGCCGGGCGCCCAGGCGGACGGTCAGCGCGTTGTCGTCGCGGATGCGCACCTCGGACACGGCGTCCGAGAAACCGTCGACGCGCGTGTGCTGGTAGATGAGCTGCGCCTGCGGCTCCAGCGTCCAGCGCTCGGACAGCGCCAGCGGGTAGCCACTTTCCAGCGAAGCCGTGAACGCCTGGCCGCGCGTATCGGCGTCGCGCCCGGCCTTGGAGTCGGTGTCGATGTCCATCCAGGTGTTGGCCAGCACGGCATCCACGTACCACCCGCGCGGGCCGACATAGGTCCAGTAGCCGCCGACGCTGTAGCCGTCGATGGTCAGCCGGCCGGTAGCGGCGTCGCGCTCGCCGCCGGCCGAGCCGTGGGTGTCGCCGCGCGCCTGGCCATAGCCGCCGAACAGCCCGAAGCGGTGCTGTCCGCCGTCCGGGCGCACGCTGCTGTAGAGGTCCTGCCCCAGTTGCACGCCGGCCAGGCGGGCGTCGATGCCGGGTTGCGCATCGCCGTCGAGCGCCTGCTTGCTGTTGCCGCCATAGGCGCGCGCCCAGGCCGCGACGCGTTCGCCGTCGCGCGCCAGCAGCGCCTGGTTGCCCTGCCGTTCGTGGAAGGTGCCCAGCTGGGCCAGGCCCATGCGCCGCGCCAGCATGGGAATGCTGCTGTACAGCGCCACCTCGGGCCGGTACAGCGGCGTGTCCTCGATGCTCGGCCGCTCGCCGGTGCGCCGGCCGATGTCGTCGGCGATCGCCTCGGCTTCGGCAAGGCTGCCGGCCAGTTGGTCCTCGACCAGATAGGCCCGCGAGCGCAGGTACCAGCTGTCCGGCGCGGCGCCCGTGGCGCCGCCGCGGTACAGCCTGTACTCGTATGCGCCGGCGTTGAGGGGGGCGGCCAGCGAGAAGGCGCCGGCGTCCGAGCTTGCGCCATTGATGGCCTGGACCACCAGGATGCCGTCGGCCGCGGTCAGCGCGCCCTGCCCGCCCCGGTTGACCACCGTGACCGGGGTGCTGCCGCCGGCGTGCCCGCCATCGATGACCAGCCTGTCCGAGGCGGCCCCGTCGCCGGCCAGCACCGTGTTGACGCGCAGCGCGCCGCCCGCGCCGGTGTAATCGCCGCGCACCGTCAGCGCGCCGTAGCCGCTGCCGTCGTTCGGGCCGGGCCGGATTTCGCCGGCGTTGCGCAATGCGCCGG
It encodes:
- a CDS encoding CaiB/BaiF CoA transferase family protein gives rise to the protein MKLLSHIRVLDLGRFITAPLAGQLLGELGADVVKVESRDAIDPFRAFEGGLYGPHFQSHNRNKRSLALEFATPEGQAALRRLIAGADVVLLNMRPGAEHKLGLDYESLRALNPGLVYCSITGFGASGPYAHRPAFDNVGQALSGWLSMFHQGSDPRVPGPPVSDSLTGLYAAMGVLAALLERARSGQGRKVEVSMLESLIAFSNEPLGQLSAKGARPAHYGRASLSQSYILTCADGLRIGLHLSSPEKFWRSLVEAIERPDLLARFPDRASRVDGYEALARELAAVFAQRERADWMRVLEAHDVPAAPERLLDELADDAQVRHLEVFQQLRHPRHGPVTAANRAIRFDGDNHSAFAPPPAFGEHTLEVLVQAGFGAEDIERLHACGAIAATGHGAHA
- a CDS encoding citryl-CoA lyase; the protein is MNALTSDMGWSDARTIVVRGHDLNHEIIGHLNLGDFAFLEITGRKPDPQESTLFNALLAMLVEHGMTPTAMVARLTYLGAPESMQAAIAAGLCGMGTKFVGTAEGAARLLQEALPLGSEQALDIDATAQRIVAEQRAARQMLPGIGHPVHKPVDPRTTALFALAERTGFHGRYVALMQALSAQAEKALGKPGVLPVNATGALAALASELGIAWQLCRGIAVIGRAVGLVGHIAEELRNPIAERLWVRTDAEVSAHLKPAPQEPRP
- a CDS encoding Bug family tripartite tricarboxylate transporter substrate binding protein → MTMKRITTLLRVLALAGAIAPMWAQAADFPSKPVRVVVPYSPGGPADALMRAVGQKLSDKWGQPVIVENRPGANEIIGADTVIKAAPDGYTLLLGSEAAFSLNPQLYAKLSYKPADLAPVSRLVTAQLMLVTRPDFPADDVAGLIKHLKANPGKYTYGITGIGGVLHLAGAWFNQLYGVQTSEVPYKGLPLAMQDVMAGRVDMLFAIAGGPMPHVATGKLKATALAGPHRVAIAPDVPTFAQAGYPEFDASVYFALAAPAGTPEDVRRKVADDVGAVVSNADFVARNLTAIGFEPVRETPQAFAAFLELDRGVAAQRVQAAGVKLDQP
- a CDS encoding acetate--CoA ligase family protein, coding for MNAVQRIGKLLNPSSIAIVGASPAPNKLAGQLIPALREGGYEGAIYPVNPRYQEVAGLRCFASVGDIPDEVDHCVIVVGKERVPQVLRDCCAKQVPGASIYISGYAEASGDGREAQRALEEAASALTFIGPNCMGFSNLTARVMAAPSAVLKRAEGVGDVALVSQSGGLAYATMAYYAQRDGLGFSHIVNTGNSAGVSYSDLIEYMFQDPATRVVLAVAEAERAACEVIDAVHRLGLRKPVVLLKLGRGQTGTRMALSHTGSLAGDYRLVRDVAEQHGIACADDVDQALGLCELLRHGFGAEHAEGIASLCISGGNITLFADQADAHGLGFAELDAATEARLTAVLPDYISVHNPIDITALGYENPALHADVLDVLLTDAAVRTVVPILTTVDDYTEVCRLLADVRARTRCAMIALWNGGSYETRSREILREAAIPVFHSAALLAACLQRLRRAAGRRAPMQAASAAPVADGALRALRESEAMQWLAGHGVAVPPLRACARAGLAEAAREVGYPLVIKADSADTHISDQDSVILNIRNDGELAQALERVAGWPDERVLAMRYLPGQELVAGVLAHPQLGQVLMVGSGGQWVELLKDVRFAALPASRDELADALAGTLVGRALHARFRGAAGYDEAVGLLAALAEAAVRAGPQVAQIELNPVTVGRHGAVAVDAAVYLRA
- a CDS encoding GntR family transcriptional regulator; its protein translation is MTGTSKPNATSGSTLEYVVDTLRQGILSGRLVPGQRLVEADLTRQLGVSRGPVRESFRRLSAEGLVESIPNQTTMVRRYSKAEMLELFEIRAELEALAARRAAECMDDPAAKARFLQAIGPIWDEHSLAAGPSYFDENRRFHQAIADLSANTQLAELIRKLQLPLIMFQLGGAITPQAIQASIDEHRRIAQAIVDGNRRKAAAEVKAHLKRACEMVERMPPDIFRP
- a CDS encoding HpcH/HpaI aldolase/citrate lyase family protein, whose amino-acid sequence is MIPDPATAPSMNPTQTTNPMRPFRSVLYTPGANARALARARELDADALILDLEDAVAVSAKEEARVQVTHALREGGFGRRSVIVRVNGLDTPWGEDDVRALAPLGPHAMLLPKVEHPAQLARAAALAAEAGAPGLAWWAMIETPLAILNIGAIAAAGAPLRALVAGTSDLVKALHARHTPARAEVQAALSMTVLAARAHGLLALDGVHLDLADAEGLRHACRQGRDLGFDGKTLIHPRQIDSANAAFGPSEAEVVRAHAIMAAWQDAQARGAGVTVVDGMLVEALHVEDAQRVLALAQAIAAD